Below is a window of Chryseobacterium arthrosphaerae DNA.
CGAAACAGTAAATGCCGTAAGAAGAATATCTCCGGGAACTACGATGGAAACATTGATTCCGGATTTCCAGGGAATTACCAAACACCTTGACAGGCTGGTAGAAGTAGCACCTGAAGTCATCTCCCACAATATGGAAACGGTAAAACGTCTGACCAGAGAAGTAAGAATTCAGGCTAAATATGAAAGAAGCCTTGAAGTATTGAGATACTTAAAAGAAGCCGGACAGAGAAGAACAAAAACAGGAGTAATGCTTGGGCTGGGAGAAACCAGAGATGAGGTTTTCCAGACTATTGAAGACATCAGAAATGCCAATGTAGATGTGATCACTCTGGGCCAATACCTTCAGCCGACCAAAAAACATCTTCCTGTAAAGAAATTTATCACTCCGGAAGAATTTGATGAGTTTGGAGATTTTGCAAGAAGTTTAGGATTCAGACACGTTGAAAGTTCACCTCTTGTAAGAAGCTCTTACCACGCAGAGAAACATATTCACTAAAATACAGACCGTTCAGCAATGAGCGGTTTTTGTTTTTTAGGTGGCAGGTTACAGATTGCAGGTGGCTCGGCCAAAAGTTAAAGACTTCAGATTGCATAGAACCAGTGTT
It encodes the following:
- the lipA gene encoding lipoyl synthase; protein product: MENLVQDTTVQKPKWIRVKLPTGKNYRELRTLVDKYKLNTICQSGSCPNMGECWGEGTATFMILGNICTRSCGFCGVKTGKPLDVNWDEPEKVARSIKLMKIKHAVLTSVDRDDLKDMGSILWGETVNAVRRISPGTTMETLIPDFQGITKHLDRLVEVAPEVISHNMETVKRLTREVRIQAKYERSLEVLRYLKEAGQRRTKTGVMLGLGETRDEVFQTIEDIRNANVDVITLGQYLQPTKKHLPVKKFITPEEFDEFGDFARSLGFRHVESSPLVRSSYHAEKHIH